TGGATACAAAAGCAAAGGAAAAGGTAGTGAACAAGCAAGAAGACAAGGTTAGTCTTCTTTCCTACATTTTTTCTTTTTTTTAAATAAACTTTTTTTCTGATTAAAATGATACACAACATTCGTTTTCGTGAGTTCGTCTATGAAGATGAGGATTTGGATGAACTTAAACAGGCAATACTTAATATCTTTCCCGATGCTGAAATAGAGGTTGAAGAAGCTGAAGGAATGACTGAAAATAAAATTCTGATTTTATCTGGCGTTATTGATAAAAAAAGACAGACCAAAGAATTTTTCAACAAGCTATTGGAACTTGATGATGAGATTTTGGACAAGCTTGTGGATGATCTTGACAGAAAGGTTGATGAGAATGGTAACCTTTTCTTAAGACTTTCAAAGGAAGATGCTGTTGATGAGAAGATGACCATTGTGGATTCTGGAGATTCAATTCACTTAAAAATCAAAATCGCCGCATATCCTGCAAAGAAGGATGTGGCCATTAAAAAGTTAAAAGAAGCTATTGAATAATTTTATTCTATTTTTTCTATCTTTTTGTTTATTTTCAGATTTTTTCAAATAATCTTTACAATATTCTTGTTATATTTCTATTTTTTCTATCTTTATTCATTTTAAACGATTTATCTATTTTTTTTG
This genomic interval from Methanobrevibacter sp. contains the following:
- a CDS encoding RNA-binding protein, encoding MIHNIRFREFVYEDEDLDELKQAILNIFPDAEIEVEEAEGMTENKILILSGVIDKKRQTKEFFNKLLELDDEILDKLVDDLDRKVDENGNLFLRLSKEDAVDEKMTIVDSGDSIHLKIKIAAYPAKKDVAIKKLKEAIE